DNA sequence from the Paenibacillus azoreducens genome:
CCATGGCGTGATTGAGTTTATCCTTCAATGAGGTTAGATCGTAGCTCTCATTCCCCGTCGTATAGGACTCAATCTCTCCCTCCAGCAGCCCCGCCTTTTCCAGCCATCCAGTGGATGCCGCTGCGTTCAGATCAACCGACTCCGTGAGGATCAAATCGAGTCCGGCATCCGTAAAATTTGTATTTGCCTCCGTGCCTCCCGCCGGAATGACTTCATTTAGAAGCCTCCGGAGCCGGGTACGGAGCGCGATGCTTGGTTCCATTTAAGTCACCCGCCTCTTATTTGCCCGGGAATGTGATCTCCTGGACGTTTTCTTCGACGGCAGCGAATACACCGCGCCATACATCGCCGACGATCTGTGCCTCCACCAAACGCGTTAGGTCGCCCATGGTCGCCTGGATCTGCAGAGCCTGTTTGATCAGTTCTTTAAAGCCGCGTTTTGGACGGATGAGGTAAGCTTTGCCCGCCGGTACACCGTCATACGAATACGTCTTCTTGCTGACCTGTGTCTCCCAACCGTCGTAAAAGACGACGGTGCTGATGCCTTCCAGAGCGTTGTAAGGTGTCGCTTGGATGGTCATGCTGCTCATGGCGTCCTTGATATCCTCCTGATTGGCCGAATTGGCCAGCAGGATATTCCCCGGTCGTTTGGCCGTCCGTGCATCTGTCAAAGCCTGGCGCAGGGTTTCCCGCAGGCTGAGGATGTAATGCGCCCCGCCTGCATCCGCCAATTTCTTGCCTTGCTCGTTAACATAAACAGGGCCGGTTTTATTGGACGCCTTATAGGCGAACTTGATGATTGGCGACAGGTGCAGGTGGTTCAGCAGAGCGTTATGAGCTTCGCCGAATGCTTTGTTCAGAATCTCAAAGTTAAAGGTTTGATTGAAGATTTCAAGCTCTTTCGTGTATTCGAAGCCAGCCGTGAAGCCCTTGATCCGGGCAATAGGTCCTTGTTCTGCCTGAAGGCTGCCGAATTTAACTTCCTCACCCTCCAAATGTTCCAAGAAGATGACGGACCCATATTGCGCCCATTTCGCCTCAAATTCCTTCGGGAAGTTCGGATCGCTAATCGATTCGTAGATTGGACCATACAACAGCGGCACTTCTTCGCGACCGAGCTCGACGTCAAGTACGACCTTCTGCAGCAGTTCCTTCCGACTGTTTTCACTGGTCAGCATTTCGCCGATCGGCTGATCAAGTTCAAAGGTCTCCATCTCACCATTTACGATTTTCTTCGTTACTTCTTCTTGCCGACCGTTCAACAAAAAAGGAACCGTTGTTTCGACGGTCCCTTTGCGACGTTCGGCCTTGATTGTATCAGCGCTAATAAATTTTGCCATAGCTTAATTGCCCTCCCTTATACTTGTGGTCCCAGCAGGAACCAAATAACATTTTTGGCATCTTTCGCAGCCGTGACGCGGCCGACAAGGCGATTTCCTGTTTCTGTTTCGGTAAATTGCGACTTGGTGGCATCCCAATAAATTGGAGTGCCAAATGCGAACGCCTGGGTTTTGTCAATCTGATCAGATTCGTACTCAGCTTGCTCCACATTGAGGATTACCTCGGATGTTTCGCCAGCGCCAGTGGTTACCGATTCCATCGCGGCCCCGAAGAAGCCGCTGATAAGATAGAATTTTTGCGTCTCAATGGTGGTTTTTTCTGGTACAGGGACCCGTACTGATTTACCGTCGCTTACTTTCGCACGATACGATTGATATGTGGTGCTTGGCACCGGTTGGCCTTTGTAAGACATGCTTTTCCCTCCTTAGATTCGTGCCCGTTTGACTCTCATATTTTTTGGTGCGCCCGCGCCACCGCCACCAGCAACCCCAGCACCGGCTGGCTTGTCCGTATGAATGGCATCGACCATACCTTTGACTACGGGATCTGCCAGGAAGGTGTCCATCTCGCCAGCAATTTGTTCCTTGGTCGCATCCAGCGCAATGTTACGGGCGTGATAACTCCAGAGCTTGCCCAGAGCTGTTTCTGGATTCTTCAGCGCTGCCCGAACCGCTTCGGATTGGACCTTTGTTGTCATCATTTCACCGACGAGGTGATCGCGGCCAGCACCTGCCTCTTTGTCGGCAGCCTCTTTCAGCGACTTGAACAATGCCTCGACGTCCATCTCTCCGCTAACGCCCAGGATTTCCTTGGCCTTGTCGCTGATCTCCAGCGCCCACTGCACTTCTTTCGCGAATTCTGGCGTCAACTCCTTGATAACCTGCTCATTGCTCAGTCCCATTTCGCCAGCGATCATCCCAACGGTGATCGTTTTGTTACCATGCCGTTTTTTCAATTCTGCTACTACTTCAGCCCATTCCACTTGTTCATCGTCTCCTTTCATTTCTCCGGGGCCTGCCCCGTCTGGATCCCACATCTCGCCACTTGCTGCAACGATCCGCGTCGGCATCCCCATCCGATCGAGTGGAGTCCAATCGATCGACAAAGCATCGTATCCAACGACCTGCGTCTCGCCGGAAACGTTTTTAAGCATAGGGCGGCCATAAATGCTCACCTGTTTGATGCGTTTGCCCTTAATCCACCGTTTCAAATCTTCTTCCTTCTTGTCCACGATGCCCCGAAAATAAGCAGCCGTATCGGTCATCTTGGCGCCAATCCAATGCGTCGCAGGGTCGATAAACTGGTTTGACACGTCCTCTGGTTTTTGATGCCCCTTAAATCCTGCCAGCGTGCGTGTATTTACGGCGTCGACGATGTCCTTCAGGGCCTTATGCGTGTAGTTCCAGCCTCGCTTCGATTTGCCAACCGGGACCTCCACAACGACTTCTAAAGGATCATTGTCACCTTGTTTGATCAGATCGACATCGACGCCTGGCGCCGGCGGAATATCTTCAATGCTCATTTCACCGGCGATCCCGCCGAACAAACTGAAAATCTTATCATTCTGCTCCGCCATTTCCCCGCAAATCATTGCTTTTAACATTCTCTTCACCCCCCTTCCGGTATAAATAGATCAAGCCGCGGCTGATAGCCTCGATCGCTTGTTCCTCTGCGATTAAGCGCATTTCATCCTCTCGGTCTGCAAACAACGGAAAAAGATGTATGTGCAGGAGTTCATGAACCAACGAAAGTTCCATGTCCTGTGGTTCTGCACAGTCCGGAGGATAATCAACAGAATCAAGAATGCGAACTGTCGCCATCCTCTTCTGCAGACTGGGTACAATCTCAGCCTGGGCGTTCTCCAAATTCATATCCCGGCTGCGGGAAATGCCGACGTCCACAATCCAGTCCTGCAATCTGAGAATTTTCTGCCATTCTGCGCATTTCGCTCGCAGCTCCTCCTCGGTCAAAATAACCTCTTGCAATCCGGTTCACTCCTTTCAGGCAAAAGAAAAGACGCCTTATTCGGCGCCTTCCTCACTGTCTATTAAATTTTTGCCTCCATCAATGATCTGGAGCTTTTCCCGAGTGACATCCTTGCTCATCTGGCGCAGCTCTTCCTCGGTCGGGATCAAAGGAAATTCAAATTCGATGCCGCCATCCACGTGACATTCCTCCTATGATTCGCAAACTATGAATCTATCATAGCTTGTCCGGGGGAGGAAATCTATGCCACCTCGGAATATACGTTCTGGTACCAGTCCTCCAGATCAGGCTGAGATGCCGGATTCTTCGTCCATTCATTCAGTCGGCGCATAAAGCTTCCCGTATCTTCATGCACCGATATCAGGACACAAAGGCAATTCGGATGCGCTGGCATCATTGGTTCCTGACCTGGCGGCCACACTCCATTCCCAAGCCCGTGATCAGCATTCGCCAGATCGTCGCAAATATCTGGCACCGGATGAGAACTAGAAAGCACCCATTTCATACCGACATAACTCGGACTCACCTTCGCCGCAGCAATCGTTCCCTCGCCAAATGCCGCAGCCGTTTCCGTCCGGACCAACCGGATCGCTTCGTAGGAGACATCCTGCGGAATTCGGCTGCCCATACGGTCCATCATCTCGGGATAATCAGCGGCCAGCGTCTTCCGCCCGCGACGTACGTACTTTTCGAGCTGCCGGGCGGTTACGACGGGATCCTCGCCGATAGCGACTCCATCCTGAATGATTTCAGACATGGCCATCCGGTATTTCTGATCATGTCGCCATATCCGGTCGGATAAATGTAGGCCGTTATGTGTTCGCGCCCACACCGCCTCGACAGCCCGCTCGTTCACTTGGAAGAATGCGCGACGCAGCGGCTCCTTGGCAAGCTTGGTACCGCTGAGCTGGTCCATGGATACTTCCAAGCTAAATGTGGATCCGGCTTGTACCGCCTTGACGATATCCTTCTTCAGCAGTTCGGTGAGCGATTCGCCAATGCCGTTTTGTTTCAGGGAGTCCCGAAGAGCTACCAGGTACCTCATGTTCATTTCGCTGCCAGTTCCCAAGCGTTTCAGTCTGCGGATCTCCTTGGCCAGCTTGTCGGCTGAACGAAGGTAAATGGCCCGCACAGCTTGATCCTGCCGCAGCCGAAGGTCGACATACTTTTTGCGCCCGCGGAGAGCATACTCGGCATATGGCCCGGCGATCTGCTTCAGTTTCTCCAGCAAATTTTGAGCTGAGGACTGGTCGGCCATGGCCTATTCCTCCAATTCCTTATTTTCATTGTTAAGGCCCTCTCCGTCCTCAAGTCTGGATAGGAATAGGGCCGTCTGGACGATTCGGGCCTTCTCGCCTGGGATTTCCTCGTCATCAGATTCGTAACCCTGCATCGTATCAATCCAAGCCTTCAAGAAATCGACGGCAGCCTCGAGTGAGATGAACCTGCCGGCAAGCGCCTTGTCCAGCGCCTCGACGATCGTCTTGATTTCCGTGGCCACATCCTTGCTGTCCCGCGGATCGATAGTCTCCCAGATCAACTCAGTGTCATATGTGCTGTAGCTCGTATTCTCTGCCTGGGCTGTCATCGCCAGTACCATCCGGGCAAGAAGCTTCCAGTTGTCAGTAAACGCCATGCGTTTGCGCTCAATCTTCTGGATAAATACAGGCATCTGCTCTTTGGTCGAAGCAAGTGAAGAAGGCATATGAACACCAAACACAAATTCCGGTGTCTCTGAAGCCGAAGAAATACAGTAAAAGACAAATTTGAGTAGCTCCGTAGCATCACCTGTGGCCGACTTCGCCTCAATAAAATCAGCATCTTCATCAGTTTGGAAGATTAGCATCTCATGTCCGTTGAGATTGATCGTCCCACCGTCTTTCGCAAACTTGGCCGGATCGTCGACGCCGAAATTGTTTCGCAAAAACGCGGCGACGTCCTTAAGCTTCAGTTTCAAGCGTGGCGTGCTGTGCATCTTCGAACCCTGAATGGCATGCAGAAAAACGTCGTGGTAAACCTTAAAGAAGGGCTCAACGGATTCAAGATCGGATTTCCCGAATGCCATGGTTTCGTCGGCTTCATTCTTGAAATGTACGATCGGAATGAAGCCCCACGGGTTTGATGTCTCACCTTCTTCAAGATCAGGGGGCTTATCACCCTCGATTTCAATCTTCCGGCGCGTAGCACTGATCCGCTGTTTAATAACAGCTCGCCTGTTTGCTCCCGTCTCATCCTCCCAGGTGTGTGTAGCTTCCAAGATGTATTCCACCGGCTCACCAGTGAGAGGATTAAGGTTAATCCGCTTGACTTGCTCAGGCGGTATGATGTTGTAGACCAGTCGCTTGTGTTCTTCTGGATAAAGCGGCGAAGGATTATCCTCTCTGGTTAGCCACACATAGCAATCAGCTTCACGAATGGCATTAAGATGTGTCCGCTGCATCTTAGATCGGTTTGCCTTGAAGAACTCCTGCAGCAACGTTTGAGCATCCTGGTCAGCGCTTTTGATATCAGGCAACCCCATGAAGCCGACGGTGGCATTAATGATCTTCTTGGCGAAACCAGCTCCAAGCTTGTAATTCTCGGCCGTATTATCGTATAACTTCCGGGCGAATTCGTAATCAACCTTAGTCGTATTAAGCGTATATGTCCCGCCGATGGTTCCCCCGGTCAAACTCCATCCGAGCCCGTTCATCAGGTTCACGATACCGCCCCTCAGCCGCGACATCTCCCCACTGATCTTGCCCCAAAATTTAGCCATATAGCTTCCCTCCTCTCAACAGTCCGGCAGCGGCCGGATTCATGTCGTTACCAAATATGATTGTATTGACGAAATATCGGTCACCGTCCATCTGGTGGTCGTTCTCCTTTACCGGCTTGTCCTCACCCCGGGCAGCTGCCTTTTCATCCCAAACATAGGAACTGAATTCCCGAAAAGTCTCAACGCAGCAGTCATTATATTTGATCAGGCCCTGACCGAGCGCTGATGCGACATTCCGAATCCCATCGACGACGGCATTGTCCGCCTCAACAACCGATAATTTTCCGCGCTTTCGTATCGCTGTTATAAAGCTTGCTGCTGAAGGGTCAATAATGACCGAATTGACCTTCAGATCACCGACAAATTCCTCCAAATCATCGCAGTACTGCTCATCAGTCTTCTGCACAGACATCTGCCGACCGTCGTAATGGTACTCTTTGACCTTGTACCAAATCCCTTCCGATAAGCCCCAGAGTCCGAATGTAGTCGGGTTCTTCGTACCGTAGTCGCAGGAAACATAATAGCGCGAATAATATCGCTCCACCGTAGGCACGACGTGCTTATCCTTATTGAACATGTCGTAAATGATCCCTTCAGCTAAAACCCATAAACCCAAGATGAAGCGCTGGTAGAAAACACCGGAGAACATCCGACGATAGCCTTCCTTAACCTTCTCGGATAAGGATAGGTTGTCGTTCATCGTAAAATGAAGATGCAGAGCGAGCTTTTCCTTGGCTTTATCAATCCATTCAAGCTTGAACCAGTGTGTCGGCCCTCCCGGGTTGCAGTTAAACCAGAATTTTCGGCCTTCAACAGAACAACGGGCTATGGCCTGGTCAACAAACGATTTTGGCATGATCGCAACCTCATCGAAGAACATACCAGCCAACGTCAGACCCTGAATCAAGTCCTGACTTCGCTCGTCTCGGCCACCGAAGAGGTAGAAGACGTTTGTCTTCCCTTTGAAAGTGACGGACAAGAAATTCTCGGATCGATTCTCCTTTGCATGATAGCCTCGACTCTTAAGCATTCGCTTAAGCGGAACAATAACGTTACGCCGAAGCGCACCGATTGTTTTTCCGGCCATGCCGAACTGCTCGTCCTGGAAGCAATCCATTGCCCATGAGATGAAGGAGAAAGACATGGAAGCCGTTTTGCCTGAACGGACAGCTCCATCACAAATCAGCGCATCGTAATCCCGGTACGGGCTATCAGGCATCCACCAGGTGAGCACCTTCAACTGTTTCGGGCTAAGAGGCTGCCATTTAAAAGAGGCGGGCTTACGTTTTGCTGCTGTTACCGACATCTTCCCACACCTCGCTTGTCATCCCCTTCAGCGCATCCAGGAAGCCATCATCTTCGGATTCTTCCGGCGGAGCTTCGTCGACGAGCATCTTATGCTTGAGTTCAAGGAGTTTCGTCTTTTTGTCGAGCACCCGGGTCAGAGCGTCCTCTATGGCCAGCTCTCTCTCAAGCTTGGCCCGTTCTTTCTCTACACGTTCAACTTCTCGCAGCTCAGGAGGCTTTCCTTCAGCCCCTTCCACCAACTGGTACTTACGGTCAGTGCTCTTTGATTCTTCGCCCGACCGTACCCGCTGTAGCCGGAGCATCATCCGGCGAATACGAATGTCACATATGCGGATATCGTTGTTGATCTGCTCAAGCGGATCGGTCCGAACGAAATCAAAAAGGACACGCTCATCATCATCGAGCGTGTCCAGCAAAATCGATTCATGTTCACCTGTCGTAACGGCCTTTTTGTTACCTGGCGGGCCGCCAGATCCGCCCCGGTTGCCGATCGCATTCTTGTTCCCGGGCTTCGCTCCGCCCCGGTTGCCCACGGCATTTTTATTACCCTTAGGTGCGCCGCGCTTTTGTTGTACAACATCGCCTTCATTCAGTTGTACAACGTTCTCTTCTGATTGTTGTACAACATTCCATTTATCTCGCTGCTTCCAGACCGCAACCTTCTTTTCATCGACGCCGAGCTGCTCGGCGATCTGCCGGTTTGTTATGTCGCCGCCATGCTCTAGCCAAATTACCTTAGCCCGGTCACGGTTCGGATCTCTTGCTCTTGGCATTACATTCATCACCACCCCCAAATAAAAATGACAAGCCCCATGAAAGGCTCGTCATTACTTCTGCCCTACCCCAAATGCAAACTCGCATCTCTTCTCAAATTACTAAATGGAGTGATCAGTTCGCCATCTCTTACATCATGTGACGTAATAGTTACATTTTCAGTCGTGTTTGCAGTATCGCTCTCCACTATTTTTTTGCCACACTCCCAAAGCCAGTCTAACGCTTGGCTTCGATTAATTCCACAATTGACGCTGAACAAAGTGCTAGACGTAAGATTTAATTGCAAGTACATCCATTGCCCTTTTGCGAAGAACAGAGTTATTCCATCCATTACACCCGCTGGTAGGTAGTATGCTGAAATATCCCCATCCTTTTTATACAACTCCATCTTCATTTATACCATCTCCCTAATCATCCAGTATGGATTGATATACGCTAATGGTCAAGTTATGACTTCTATTTGAGTTGAGTTGGTTTTCCAAATACGTGCATGCAAAATAGAGCAGCACAGCTAATCTGCGGCCCTCTCCTGCCTCTTTCTCTCCATCTGCCTACATTCGGGCTTATAAAGGGAAATGTCTGAAACAGGCTATTATTTCGTCTTACAAGCAAAAGAAAAAAGCGGCATCCCTTCTTAATACAGGATAACACGCATAAAATATCCGCATTTATTATTGACGCGCATTAATAACGCGTGTTATAATAAAGACAGAAGGGAGGGAGAAAACAAATGGGGAAACAACGTACCGTACGGGAAGTCTTAAAAGCACTCAAAGCCGAAGGTTTCATAAAGTCACCCAATCACGGCAAAGGTACTAGCCACCAACGGTACATACACAAGGACGACCCAAAGCGGTACGCCGATGTAGCTTTTCACTCTAGCGGCGACATACTAGCAAAGGGAACGTTGAAATCCATTGAACGAACATCAGGGGTTGAGTTTTAACCCCCGATGTTCTTCCCCCATATCCTCCCTTCGAAAAAAGCAAAGGAGGCTTAATAATGCCAAATTATATTTATCCAGTCGTGGTTGAAGAAACACCAACCGGTGTAAGCATGTACTTCCCGGATTTTCCTGGCACTGCTGTTACAGCTCCTTCAATCGTCGCTGGCATTAAAGATGCTAAGGTAATGTTGATTCATCGTATCGAAGAATTGCACGACAACAACGAACCTGTTCCTGTTCCTTCTGAGATCAGTGCTATTGAGTTAGAAGAGCCGACCGACAGAATTATTTATGTAGAAGTATTCGTAATGCCACCGGCCGACGATAAGACGGTGACCAAAAACTGTACAATGCCAAAATGGCTGCGCGATGCCGGGGAAGATGCAGGATTAAACTTCTCCCAGTTGCTGCAGCAATCCGTGCGTGAAGCATTAGGTATTGAGAAGCGGCTGTAATTTCTGGCCGCTTCTTTTCTTTATTCTGAATTACGCCGCTCGCTATCGGCCGGCTCCATTCTCGCTTTCAGCGCATCGATCTCACCTTTAATCTTTTGCTGCAGTTTAGCGATTCTCTTTTTCAAAACCTTCTGATCGTAGTTATCATTGCCAAGTTTTGCGACAGCCTTCTGAATCTTCTTCTGAAGGCTTCGAATAGAATCGTCTGTATAGAATCCTGTGTACTCACGACGGCAGAACGGGCAGGAAAATAATGTGCGTTCGACGCCGTTCTCCATATCTTCGGTTCGAATATTCTCGACCCTAAAGTCTCTTTTACATGAGTTGCATTTTACTTTCACTGGTATCATCCTTTCCTGGGAATGAAAAAAGCCGCCTATTGGCGACTCTATGTTTTTGTCTATTCATATTTCTTCCTCATTTGATAAAACGCTTCTTCTCTGCTCATGTCAGTTTCAGTATGCATTTTCACCAATTCTTCCATAAACTTAACGTCATCAAAATCAATATTTATTTTTTTCATCCACGAAGTAAACTCTTCAATATTAATTTCTAAATTGATGTTTGATCTATATCCAGTTGGTATATTAGTAAGTACAGAAATCGCTGTTCTGGCCTCTTCCATGGTTAACCCTAAGGAACGAATCTCCATTGATGCTTTGGCCACTCGTTCCTTTAATTCTTCATCGGTCATTTCGTATGTATCGTGTCCGAATAAACCGAAGATACTGCGGATGTTCTCAATCGCTCTTGCTTCACAACGCTTCATAACAACAAGCCGCCTCCTACTTTGAAGATTGCCATTTTAAATATAGTAGGCGGTAATTTATTCACGCGGTCTACCGCCAATCCGCCCAGCTCGGAATGAGCCCAATTCGGACATTGATTCGGGGCTATTGCCCTCTTGTCCATTCTCCACATTGTTATTGCCCCTCGCGTACCTAAGACACGTAAAACGTGCCATCAAACAGCCGCGACAAACAACTGCAGCCCTGCCTCATCACTGCCACACCCCCAAGCTATGACAGTTTCGCGTTGGGGCATGCAAGTCACATCAACGGACTTTTGTGGATGATGCTGCAGCTTACCGGTTTCCCGGCTCTTGTGTAATAGAAAAGGCGAGAAGAGGTACGCCCCGGTCATCCGCTGCCTGTGCAGCCGTGCGTGTCATTCTCGCCTAATTTCTACACTACCAATATAACAGGGAAACTTCGTCATGTGGTCGTCAGGATTCCCCAAGATGCACCGCAACGTCATCACTTTGTCGTCAAAATTCTTGCTTGATGTAATCATAAAACCCTGTCAGCTTTAACGAGTTGGCTATAGATTCGACGCCGGCTTCAATGCGGCGGTCCACGGTGCTAGCAGAAACCCCTTTACCCATAAACAGAATTGTGTCTCTCCTAGAATGTCCCTGAATAAACCGAACCTGAACCGCTTTCCTTACTTCATCATCGATAATCTGGTCGAATGCCCGATTGATCAATGAAGTGAATATTCTATATTGTGAGTAAATCCATTTTTGCTTTTCCTGCAGGATGACGGCGTTAGCTGTTTTGTCTGCGTGCAGATCCTCCTGGTCGATCCGGCGGGCTGCTTCACCATCAACGGCCACCTGGGCCATTTCCTTTTCATGATTCTCAAAGTCCTTCATGAACAAGGTCATCATTTTGTATTTGTTGAGGTAGAATTCAGCTTGCTGGATTTCCTCTTTTGATGCTTCTGCAAAAAGCTCACCCTGCTCCCAAGGTCCCCATGCCATCGCCATTCCCCTCAATCCCCTTTGTGATATAATATCAAGAGGAATGGTTTACC
Encoded proteins:
- a CDS encoding type II toxin-antitoxin system HicA family toxin; translated protein: MGKQRTVREVLKALKAEGFIKSPNHGKGTSHQRYIHKDDPKRYADVAFHSSGDILAKGTLKSIERTSGVEF
- a CDS encoding phage portal protein — protein: MAKFWGKISGEMSRLRGGIVNLMNGLGWSLTGGTIGGTYTLNTTKVDYEFARKLYDNTAENYKLGAGFAKKIINATVGFMGLPDIKSADQDAQTLLQEFFKANRSKMQRTHLNAIREADCYVWLTREDNPSPLYPEEHKRLVYNIIPPEQVKRINLNPLTGEPVEYILEATHTWEDETGANRRAVIKQRISATRRKIEIEGDKPPDLEEGETSNPWGFIPIVHFKNEADETMAFGKSDLESVEPFFKVYHDVFLHAIQGSKMHSTPRLKLKLKDVAAFLRNNFGVDDPAKFAKDGGTINLNGHEMLIFQTDEDADFIEAKSATGDATELLKFVFYCISSASETPEFVFGVHMPSSLASTKEQMPVFIQKIERKRMAFTDNWKLLARMVLAMTAQAENTSYSTYDTELIWETIDPRDSKDVATEIKTIVEALDKALAGRFISLEAAVDFLKAWIDTMQGYESDDEEIPGEKARIVQTALFLSRLEDGEGLNNENKELEE
- a CDS encoding DUF2190 family protein; amino-acid sequence: MSYKGQPVPSTTYQSYRAKVSDGKSVRVPVPEKTTIETQKFYLISGFFGAAMESVTTGAGETSEVILNVEQAEYESDQIDKTQAFAFGTPIYWDATKSQFTETETGNRLVGRVTAAKDAKNVIWFLLGPQV
- a CDS encoding retron-type reverse transcriptase, which gives rise to MADQSSAQNLLEKLKQIAGPYAEYALRGRKKYVDLRLRQDQAVRAIYLRSADKLAKEIRRLKRLGTGSEMNMRYLVALRDSLKQNGIGESLTELLKKDIVKAVQAGSTFSLEVSMDQLSGTKLAKEPLRRAFFQVNERAVEAVWARTHNGLHLSDRIWRHDQKYRMAMSEIIQDGVAIGEDPVVTARQLEKYVRRGRKTLAADYPEMMDRMGSRIPQDVSYEAIRLVRTETAAAFGEGTIAAAKVSPSYVGMKWVLSSSHPVPDICDDLANADHGLGNGVWPPGQEPMMPAHPNCLCVLISVHEDTGSFMRRLNEWTKNPASQPDLEDWYQNVYSEVA
- a CDS encoding phage terminase small subunit-related protein, producing the protein MPRARDPNRDRAKVIWLEHGGDITNRQIAEQLGVDEKKVAVWKQRDKWNVVQQSEENVVQLNEGDVVQQKRGAPKGNKNAVGNRGGAKPGNKNAIGNRGGSGGPPGNKKAVTTGEHESILLDTLDDDERVLFDFVRTDPLEQINNDIRICDIRIRRMMLRLQRVRSGEESKSTDRKYQLVEGAEGKPPELREVERVEKERAKLERELAIEDALTRVLDKKTKLLELKHKMLVDEAPPEESEDDGFLDALKGMTSEVWEDVGNSSKT
- a CDS encoding type II toxin-antitoxin system HicB family antitoxin, with the protein product MPNYIYPVVVEETPTGVSMYFPDFPGTAVTAPSIVAGIKDAKVMLIHRIEELHDNNEPVPVPSEISAIELEEPTDRIIYVEVFVMPPADDKTVTKNCTMPKWLRDAGEDAGLNFSQLLQQSVREALGIEKRL
- a CDS encoding PBSX family phage terminase large subunit; this translates as MSVTAAKRKPASFKWQPLSPKQLKVLTWWMPDSPYRDYDALICDGAVRSGKTASMSFSFISWAMDCFQDEQFGMAGKTIGALRRNVIVPLKRMLKSRGYHAKENRSENFLSVTFKGKTNVFYLFGGRDERSQDLIQGLTLAGMFFDEVAIMPKSFVDQAIARCSVEGRKFWFNCNPGGPTHWFKLEWIDKAKEKLALHLHFTMNDNLSLSEKVKEGYRRMFSGVFYQRFILGLWVLAEGIIYDMFNKDKHVVPTVERYYSRYYVSCDYGTKNPTTFGLWGLSEGIWYKVKEYHYDGRQMSVQKTDEQYCDDLEEFVGDLKVNSVIIDPSAASFITAIRKRGKLSVVEADNAVVDGIRNVASALGQGLIKYNDCCVETFREFSSYVWDEKAAARGEDKPVKENDHQMDGDRYFVNTIIFGNDMNPAAAGLLRGGKLYG